Proteins found in one Verrucomicrobiia bacterium genomic segment:
- a CDS encoding LptF/LptG family permease, which translates to MRILDKYLLREFAWPLLYCFDAFAMLMIVIDLFSTLDEFIQYHARLGTVFHYYLILFPEMFVLIMPMALLLGLLFCLANLSKHNELIAMRASGVSLLRLAVPLLGVGAAATLAVFAVNELFVPRARENADALRNSVKGRGERGVLENYFFANSVEHRDWYARRFDTQASRMDNTEVHDHNADNTPLRDVYAESARWINGQWHFFAADIYDYHQTPPQVVRVAETNFPAIKETPKRLAVEGKKPEQLTTGELRRYIRTQRRANHLAGLARYEVNLQNRYAFPLTCLIVVLMGIPLGMRVSRSGPLLGVGTALTLVVAFYFLNNITGAFGEGGRIPPVVAAWLTNTVFAGVGLVLLVRAR; encoded by the coding sequence GTGCGGATTCTCGACAAATATCTGCTGCGCGAATTTGCCTGGCCGCTACTGTACTGCTTCGATGCGTTTGCGATGCTGATGATCGTGATCGATCTTTTCAGCACGCTCGACGAGTTCATCCAGTACCACGCCCGGCTCGGCACCGTCTTCCACTATTACCTGATTCTTTTCCCGGAAATGTTCGTCCTGATCATGCCGATGGCGCTGCTGTTGGGGCTGCTGTTCTGCCTGGCAAACCTCAGCAAGCACAATGAACTGATCGCCATGCGTGCCAGCGGCGTCAGCCTCCTGCGCCTTGCCGTGCCGTTGCTCGGCGTCGGTGCCGCCGCCACCCTCGCGGTGTTCGCCGTCAATGAATTATTCGTGCCGCGGGCCCGGGAAAATGCGGACGCTTTGCGAAACTCGGTGAAAGGCCGCGGCGAACGCGGCGTGCTGGAGAATTATTTCTTCGCAAATTCCGTCGAGCACCGCGACTGGTATGCGCGCCGGTTCGATACGCAAGCCTCGCGGATGGACAACACGGAGGTGCATGACCACAACGCCGACAATACGCCCCTGCGGGACGTGTACGCCGAGAGCGCCCGTTGGATCAACGGCCAGTGGCATTTTTTCGCCGCGGACATCTATGACTATCATCAGACGCCACCGCAGGTGGTTCGCGTGGCGGAGACGAATTTTCCCGCCATCAAGGAGACCCCCAAGCGACTGGCGGTCGAGGGAAAGAAGCCCGAACAATTGACCACGGGTGAATTGCGGCGCTACATCCGCACGCAGCGGCGTGCCAACCACCTGGCGGGCCTGGCCCGGTACGAAGTCAACCTCCAGAATCGTTACGCGTTCCCGCTCACCTGCCTGATCGTCGTGTTGATGGGAATCCCGCTCGGAATGCGCGTGAGCCGGAGCGGTCCGTTGCTCGGGGTGGGGACGGCGCTCACGCTCGTCGTGGCGTTCTATTTCCTCAATAATATTACCGGCGCGTTTGGGGAAGGTGGCCGGATTCCACCGGTAGTGGCCGCCTGGCTGACGAATACGGTTTTCGCGGGCGTAGGTTTGGTCCTACTGGTCCGCGCCCGTTGA
- the acpS gene encoding holo-ACP synthase: protein MKNEGMRILGTGVDIVETARIQDSLDKFGERFLKRCFWPDEVAYCNSMKFPALHFAARFAAKEAISKAFGTGIGHHLGWKDMEIRKRESGEPYAVLHGKGEELARARGVTEMFVSLSHSKDYAAAQAVIVGQAPSTGADQ from the coding sequence ATGAAGAATGAAGGTATGCGCATTCTGGGCACCGGTGTGGACATCGTCGAGACCGCGCGCATCCAGGATTCCCTCGACAAGTTCGGCGAACGGTTCCTGAAACGTTGTTTCTGGCCCGACGAAGTCGCCTACTGCAACAGCATGAAGTTTCCCGCGCTGCATTTCGCCGCGCGCTTTGCGGCAAAGGAAGCCATCTCAAAGGCCTTCGGCACCGGCATCGGGCATCACCTTGGCTGGAAGGACATGGAGATCCGCAAGCGCGAGAGCGGCGAGCCGTACGCGGTGCTCCATGGCAAGGGTGAGGAACTGGCTCGGGCGCGCGGCGTCACGGAAATGTTCGTCAGCCTCTCACACTCGAAGGACTATGCCGCGGCGCAGGCGGTGATCGTCGGTCAGGCGCCGTCAACGGGCGCGGACCAGTAG
- a CDS encoding pyridoxine 5'-phosphate synthase produces the protein MLKLGVNIDHVATLRQARYRSAQYPPGNPRLSGAIPEPDPVWAAVEVELAGAHGITVHLREDRRHIQDRDVRLLRQTIRTRLNLEMADVPEIIAFAEEVKPDEVCLVPEKRQEVTTEGGLNVAGAAKSLARTIARLKKAGIVVSLFVDPDARQIRAAADAGADFVELHTGTFADARHELEEAAEIKKLTTAAKLAHKLGVRVNAGHGLNYQNTPAILAVPHLETLNTGHSIMSRALFAGLRQAVREMLALMVPPTR, from the coding sequence ATGCTGAAGCTCGGGGTCAACATCGATCATGTCGCCACCCTGCGACAGGCGCGCTACCGCTCTGCCCAATACCCGCCGGGAAATCCCCGGTTGTCCGGCGCGATTCCCGAGCCGGACCCGGTCTGGGCGGCTGTCGAGGTGGAACTGGCCGGCGCCCACGGCATCACCGTGCACCTGCGTGAGGACCGGCGGCATATTCAGGATCGCGACGTCCGCCTGCTTCGCCAAACCATCCGCACGCGCTTGAATCTGGAAATGGCCGACGTGCCGGAGATCATCGCCTTTGCGGAGGAAGTGAAGCCCGATGAAGTTTGCCTCGTGCCGGAGAAACGGCAGGAAGTCACAACCGAGGGCGGCTTGAATGTGGCGGGCGCTGCCAAATCACTCGCGCGCACCATTGCGCGGTTGAAGAAGGCCGGCATTGTTGTCAGCTTGTTCGTGGATCCCGACGCGCGGCAGATACGCGCAGCGGCCGATGCGGGCGCGGATTTCGTCGAACTGCACACAGGCACATTCGCGGACGCGCGCCATGAACTAGAGGAAGCGGCGGAGATCAAGAAATTGACCACGGCGGCAAAGTTGGCGCACAAGCTGGGAGTGCGCGTGAACGCCGGGCACGGCCTGAATTACCAGAACACCCCGGCCATTCTCGCAGTGCCACACCTGGAAACATTGAACACGGGCCATTCCATCATGTCCCGCGCGCTTTTCGCGGGGTTACGGCAGGCTGTCCGCGAAATGCTCGCCTTGATGGTGCCACCCACGCGATGA
- the glnD gene encoding [protein-PII] uridylyltransferase — protein MTQQGHLEKVLRHAEKRLVLKSGARPAEILNTYKKFLKVEEHRLRLLHHAGGDGREIAQGRAQVMDVVLRHVLKAADENYRQTHDGEVVTVSLVAIGGYGRGELSPYSDIDIMFLHGTPGRGTSHHPYLKEMVEQVLYMLWDVGLKVGHSTRSIAEATAQANMDMQSKTSMIESRLLTGDEKIYESFRNALVKECVKGHEDEYIAARMEDQKVRHEKFGDSVYLQEPNVKGGCGGLRDFQNLIWMSFFKYGCRRLSELRQRGFLEASEQRQLDAAYDFILRVRNSMHYMTNRACDVIGLGLQPQIASEFGYRQHDLLRRTEAFMRDYYMHSRNIFLLTNALADRMALKPSKPSRLGTLLGRRPRKAEAIDGFLIRDGLISASEPTIFKQDPLRLMRVFRYVQQREVELSPELRSQIRQNLKWVDRSFQRSPEARDTFLGIMQHKGQVARILRRMHEVEFLGRYIPEFGRLTCLVQHEFFHRYTADEHTLQVIEHLDRIIDATEPPHTNYKRIFQQLEHPHVLYLALLLHDVGKAANVDHHAEASLEMSRKVADRLRLGDDETAQLLFLVRDHLKLSMLSQRRDLDDQATIDAAARIVKTEVSLNQLLLLTFADAAGTSLKTWTDWKEALLWELYHRTRQTLTGAERARDILSRRIEQLYKEVSAKLKSQLPLEEIYSHFELMPASYYINTSADDIERHLMVIHRFLTRQLEVEEAADALVPVVDWQSFPAQSYSQVSICTWDRLGLFSKICGALASAELNILRASVYTRGDHVVLDVFDVCDKELAAVTDQRAIQTAEGMLERMLSNRENIEFPEVLKRLRAIRGETPRIREVRIPTIIDIDNEISKVRTIVEVQTEDRLGLLFTITHTLSELNLDISFAKISTEKGAAIDVFYVQDQLGKKITDEARLDGIRGKLETAINLLAS, from the coding sequence ATGACGCAACAGGGTCACCTCGAAAAAGTGCTGCGGCACGCCGAGAAGCGGCTTGTCCTGAAGTCCGGTGCGCGTCCCGCTGAGATCCTCAATACCTACAAGAAATTCCTGAAAGTCGAGGAGCACCGCCTGCGCCTGTTGCACCATGCGGGCGGGGACGGACGAGAGATCGCGCAGGGCCGGGCGCAGGTGATGGACGTGGTGCTGCGCCACGTGTTGAAAGCGGCGGATGAAAACTACCGCCAAACTCACGACGGCGAGGTCGTGACCGTCTCGCTCGTGGCGATTGGCGGCTATGGGCGCGGCGAGCTCAGCCCGTATTCCGATATCGACATCATGTTTTTGCACGGCACACCCGGTCGTGGCACTTCCCACCATCCGTACCTGAAGGAAATGGTCGAACAGGTTCTCTACATGCTGTGGGATGTTGGTCTGAAGGTCGGCCATTCCACCCGTTCGATCGCGGAAGCCACCGCGCAAGCCAACATGGACATGCAGTCCAAGACCTCGATGATCGAATCCCGACTGCTGACCGGCGATGAAAAGATCTATGAGTCGTTTCGCAATGCGCTCGTCAAGGAGTGCGTCAAGGGGCACGAGGACGAATACATCGCCGCGCGCATGGAGGACCAGAAAGTCCGCCACGAGAAATTCGGCGACTCGGTCTATTTGCAGGAGCCGAACGTCAAAGGCGGTTGCGGCGGCCTGCGCGATTTCCAAAACCTGATCTGGATGTCATTTTTCAAATACGGTTGCCGGAGACTTTCGGAATTGCGCCAACGCGGCTTTCTAGAGGCCAGCGAGCAGCGCCAGCTTGATGCCGCGTACGATTTCATCCTGCGCGTGCGGAATTCGATGCACTACATGACCAATCGCGCCTGCGACGTCATCGGTCTGGGGTTACAGCCGCAGATTGCTTCGGAATTCGGTTATCGCCAGCACGACCTGCTGCGGCGGACCGAGGCGTTCATGCGCGACTATTACATGCACTCGCGCAATATCTTCCTGCTCACCAACGCGCTGGCCGATCGCATGGCCCTCAAGCCGTCAAAGCCATCGCGGCTGGGCACGCTGCTCGGGCGACGCCCGCGCAAGGCGGAGGCGATTGACGGATTTTTGATCCGCGACGGCCTGATCTCCGCGAGCGAGCCGACGATCTTCAAGCAGGACCCATTGCGGCTGATGCGCGTGTTCCGCTACGTGCAACAGCGCGAGGTGGAATTGAGCCCGGAGTTGCGCTCGCAGATACGGCAGAACCTTAAATGGGTCGATCGTTCGTTCCAGCGTTCGCCCGAAGCTCGCGACACGTTCCTCGGCATCATGCAACATAAGGGACAAGTCGCCCGCATCCTGCGGCGGATGCACGAGGTCGAGTTCCTCGGAAGATATATTCCCGAGTTTGGCCGGCTCACGTGCCTGGTCCAGCACGAGTTCTTCCATCGCTACACAGCGGATGAACACACGCTCCAGGTGATCGAACATCTTGACCGCATCATCGACGCGACCGAACCGCCGCACACCAACTACAAGAGGATTTTTCAGCAACTGGAACACCCGCACGTGCTCTACCTCGCGCTGTTGCTTCACGACGTTGGGAAGGCTGCGAACGTGGACCACCATGCGGAAGCCAGCCTCGAAATGTCACGCAAGGTGGCGGACCGGCTGCGGCTCGGCGACGATGAGACGGCGCAGTTGCTCTTCCTGGTGCGCGACCACCTCAAGCTCTCCATGTTGTCCCAGCGGCGCGACCTTGACGACCAGGCCACGATCGACGCCGCGGCCCGCATCGTGAAAACCGAGGTGAGCCTCAACCAGTTGCTCCTGCTCACGTTCGCCGACGCGGCCGGCACGAGCCTCAAGACGTGGACGGACTGGAAAGAGGCGTTGCTTTGGGAGTTGTACCACCGCACGAGACAAACCCTCACCGGGGCGGAGCGCGCGCGCGACATCCTTTCGCGACGCATCGAGCAGTTGTACAAGGAAGTCAGCGCGAAACTGAAAAGCCAACTGCCGCTCGAGGAGATTTATTCGCATTTCGAATTGATGCCGGCGAGCTATTACATCAACACCAGCGCGGACGACATCGAGCGCCACCTGATGGTGATTCATCGCTTCCTGACGCGGCAGTTGGAAGTTGAGGAAGCCGCGGACGCCCTAGTCCCCGTGGTGGACTGGCAGTCGTTCCCCGCGCAGAGTTACTCGCAGGTGTCGATCTGCACCTGGGACCGCCTTGGGTTGTTCTCGAAAATCTGCGGGGCCCTGGCTTCGGCGGAATTGAACATCCTGCGCGCGAGCGTCTACACCCGCGGCGACCACGTGGTGCTCGATGTGTTCGATGTTTGCGACAAGGAACTCGCGGCGGTCACGGACCAGCGCGCGATCCAGACTGCGGAAGGAATGCTGGAGCGGATGCTGAGCAATCGCGAGAACATCGAGTTTCCCGAGGTGCTCAAGCGGCTGCGCGCGATTCGCGGCGAGACCCCCCGGATTCGCGAGGTGCGCATCCCGACCATTATCGACATCGACAACGAGATCAGCAAGGTCCGGACGATTGTCGAGGTCCAGACCGAAGACCGGCTCGGTCTGCTCTTCACGATCACGCACACGCTCAGCGAACTGAACCTCGATATCAGTTTCGCCAAGATTTCCACGGAAAAGGGCGCGGCCATCGACGTGTTCTATGTCCAGGACCAGCTCGGCAAGAAAATTACCGACGAAGCGCGTCTGGACGGCATCCGCGGGAAACTCGAAACGGCGATCAATCTCCTGGCGAGCTGA
- a CDS encoding glycoside hydrolase family 2 TIM barrel-domain containing protein codes for MYQAARTGFALTGLLVAITISALFHNTALADGPVRVEVVKTADGWQLLRDGKPYFIKGVGGDASKQLLAQYGGNCFRTWSADRLVDDLDDARKFGLTVISGMWIGHKRGGFDYHNAEQVKRQLDRARETVRRYRDDPALLLWAIGNEMENDEPAGDPAVWQAIEDIAAMIKKEDPNHPTMTVIAELGTDKVSQFNKNCPDVDILGLNTYAGASTIGERYKKAGGTKPYIITEFGPPGQWETKKKPWGGVPELTSTEKAVQYRKSYLGAVVGEKGWCLGSCAFLWGNKREASATWYGMFLPDGTKVAAVDTMSELWTGKPVSNPCPQINSLKLVDGDGRVETGAVVRVLLDASSMNGEPIKVTWELQRDMFRYQVAAEGAAGASGFPEAIVNVTDRGAEVKMPTIPGGYRLYAFVHTAHNGGAVATLCLFVNPPAAQPTATKAAVP; via the coding sequence GTGTACCAGGCGGCGCGGACTGGCTTCGCGTTGACGGGACTGCTGGTAGCGATAACAATTTCAGCGCTGTTTCACAATACGGCGTTGGCGGATGGTCCGGTACGCGTTGAGGTGGTGAAAACGGCCGATGGTTGGCAGTTGTTGCGCGACGGCAAACCCTATTTCATCAAGGGCGTTGGTGGAGACGCGTCGAAGCAATTGCTGGCCCAATATGGCGGGAACTGTTTCCGCACGTGGAGCGCCGATCGCCTTGTCGACGATTTGGATGACGCTCGGAAGTTCGGGTTAACGGTGATCTCGGGAATGTGGATCGGCCACAAGCGGGGGGGCTTCGACTACCACAACGCCGAGCAGGTGAAGAGACAACTGGACAGGGCGCGTGAGACTGTCCGGCGCTACCGCGATGATCCGGCATTGCTCCTCTGGGCCATCGGCAATGAAATGGAGAATGACGAGCCCGCCGGTGACCCGGCCGTGTGGCAGGCGATCGAGGACATCGCGGCCATGATCAAGAAGGAAGACCCGAACCACCCCACGATGACGGTCATCGCGGAGCTTGGCACCGATAAAGTTTCGCAATTCAACAAGAACTGCCCGGATGTCGATATCCTTGGCCTCAATACGTACGCGGGCGCCTCGACGATTGGCGAGCGCTACAAGAAAGCCGGGGGCACGAAGCCGTACATCATCACGGAATTCGGCCCGCCGGGGCAGTGGGAGACGAAGAAGAAGCCGTGGGGCGGCGTGCCGGAATTAACCAGCACGGAGAAGGCGGTTCAGTACCGGAAGTCATACCTGGGGGCCGTGGTTGGCGAGAAGGGATGGTGCCTCGGCTCGTGCGCTTTCCTCTGGGGCAACAAGCGCGAGGCGTCGGCGACGTGGTACGGGATGTTCCTGCCCGATGGCACCAAGGTCGCCGCGGTCGATACGATGAGCGAACTGTGGACCGGCAAACCGGTTAGCAATCCCTGCCCGCAAATCAACAGTTTGAAGCTGGTGGATGGCGACGGCCGGGTGGAGACGGGTGCGGTGGTGCGCGTGTTGCTCGATGCCAGCAGCATGAACGGCGAACCGATCAAAGTGACCTGGGAGTTGCAGCGCGATATGTTCCGCTACCAGGTCGCCGCAGAAGGCGCGGCGGGCGCGTCAGGCTTCCCCGAAGCGATTGTCAACGTGACAGACCGCGGCGCTGAAGTGAAAATGCCGACAATCCCCGGCGGCTACCGTCTCTACGCGTTCGTGCACACCGCCCACAACGGCGGCGCCGTGGCCACCCTGTGCCTTTTCGTGAATCCCCCCGCGGCCCAGCCGACGGCGACGAAGGCGGCGGTACCGTAG
- a CDS encoding prepilin-type N-terminal cleavage/methylation domain-containing protein — MMKNRVAFTLPQLLVGVAVGSLLIVALLPTLQSDHDTLQRALCANNLREIGQAITMYASDNNDFFPPGYVSGGGATDWHLLVGPYVGMSHITYTSGPAKSSVFICPAAVLIPPPGTTVNLTYTAHRAMFWCSPSPCTPLPVTYKMSQCIRPSEVVMVFDGCQQSVDFAGAFDAQACSDQLADTTIAYPGINPNNAEPAGANTDGPSGVGLIRWRHSNNTGANFLMVDGHVNSLLIGQLLRRNLRYDK; from the coding sequence ATGATGAAAAATCGCGTCGCGTTTACACTGCCGCAGTTGCTGGTCGGCGTCGCCGTCGGCTCGTTATTGATCGTCGCCCTATTACCCACCCTGCAATCGGACCATGACACTCTTCAGCGTGCGCTGTGCGCAAATAATCTGCGCGAAATCGGCCAGGCCATCACCATGTACGCCAGCGACAACAACGATTTCTTCCCGCCGGGGTACGTAAGCGGTGGGGGGGCAACAGATTGGCACTTGCTCGTCGGGCCCTATGTGGGGATGAGTCACATCACCTATACGTCGGGCCCCGCGAAGAGTTCTGTGTTTATCTGTCCGGCGGCCGTGCTGATACCACCACCCGGTACAACGGTAAACCTGACGTACACCGCTCATCGAGCGATGTTCTGGTGCTCGCCATCGCCTTGCACGCCGTTACCTGTGACCTACAAAATGAGCCAATGCATTCGCCCCAGTGAAGTGGTCATGGTCTTTGACGGCTGCCAGCAGTCCGTTGACTTTGCGGGCGCGTTCGATGCCCAGGCCTGTTCGGATCAACTCGCTGACACCACCATCGCTTACCCTGGCATTAACCCGAACAACGCGGAGCCTGCGGGAGCGAATACTGATGGCCCCAGTGGCGTTGGCCTTATCCGTTGGCGCCATTCTAATAATACCGGCGCGAATTTCCTTATGGTCGATGGGCACGTGAATTCGCTGCTCATCGGGCAGCTCTTGCGCCGTAACCTCCGTTACGATAAGTGA
- a CDS encoding GAF domain-containing protein gives MARNTTSQQRRLRQFEVLVRVSSVINSTLEPEEVLNRVLAEAVRVMQAHSGSIVLIDPHTQLLEIEVAIGLSEKARQTKLAIGRGVTGWVAKMGVPLRVPDVRADPHYVSVRKDIRSELAVPLLVEGALIGVLNVDSTRRDAFSVEDEELLVAIANQSAQVIQNSWLYQAVAHNARQLESLFSVAQSVISSLNLQDILQRVTRDACRLMDTKVCSLMLVNPTREFLELRACHGAGTKYLRRPPLPVADSLIGFVVRRRKPLRIFNVQTHDDYRHTEMAREEGLVSLLSVPMVVEDVAIGALNVYTAEPYHFSNQDTKTLSALANLAAVAIENARLHEKIVDVEEQLRHNERLSTLGLLAAEVAHEIRNPLTVMKMLFHSLDLKFPPEDPRARDAEIMSEKMDHLNKIVDHLLGYARSTEPTLELVDVNDLLDDVLLLTRQKLSQQKIELVRKFGEGLPKVRADRGQIEQACLNLILNAADAMIRGGTLTVSSAMQHGPGSTMVLSFTDTGMGMAPEKQKQIFEPFLTTKTQGTGLGLAIVQKIVEAHSGKIEVKSAPKKGTTFRILLPV, from the coding sequence ATGGCGCGGAATACGACTTCGCAACAACGCAGGCTGCGGCAGTTTGAAGTGCTGGTGCGCGTCAGCAGCGTGATCAATTCCACACTGGAACCGGAAGAGGTTCTCAATCGCGTCCTTGCCGAGGCGGTGCGGGTGATGCAGGCACATAGCGGTTCGATTGTGCTCATTGATCCGCACACGCAGTTGCTGGAGATCGAGGTGGCCATCGGGCTCAGCGAGAAGGCACGGCAGACGAAGCTGGCGATTGGCCGCGGGGTCACCGGCTGGGTGGCGAAGATGGGGGTGCCGTTGCGGGTGCCGGACGTCAGGGCCGACCCGCACTACGTTTCCGTGCGCAAGGACATCCGCAGCGAGTTGGCCGTTCCGCTGCTGGTGGAAGGCGCGTTGATCGGCGTGTTGAACGTGGACTCGACGCGCCGCGACGCGTTCAGCGTTGAAGACGAAGAACTGCTGGTGGCCATCGCCAATCAATCGGCACAGGTCATCCAGAACTCGTGGTTGTACCAGGCGGTGGCGCATAACGCGCGGCAGTTGGAGTCGCTTTTTTCCGTCGCGCAATCGGTCATCTCGTCGCTCAACCTGCAGGACATTCTGCAACGCGTCACGCGCGACGCGTGCCGGCTAATGGACACAAAGGTCTGCTCGCTGATGTTGGTGAATCCGACCCGCGAGTTTCTCGAATTGCGCGCCTGCCACGGGGCGGGCACCAAGTATCTGCGCCGGCCGCCGCTGCCGGTGGCGGACAGTTTGATCGGGTTTGTCGTGCGGCGCCGCAAGCCGCTGCGCATTTTCAACGTACAGACGCACGATGACTATCGGCACACCGAGATGGCGCGCGAAGAGGGGCTGGTCTCGTTGTTGTCCGTGCCGATGGTTGTGGAAGACGTTGCGATTGGCGCGCTGAATGTTTACACGGCGGAACCGTATCATTTTTCCAACCAGGACACCAAGACGCTCTCCGCGCTGGCCAACCTCGCGGCGGTGGCGATTGAAAACGCGCGGCTACACGAGAAGATCGTGGACGTGGAAGAGCAATTGCGCCACAACGAGCGCCTGAGCACACTCGGCCTGCTCGCCGCGGAGGTCGCCCACGAAATTCGCAATCCGCTCACGGTAATGAAGATGTTGTTTCACTCGCTCGATTTGAAATTCCCGCCCGAGGACCCGCGGGCGCGCGACGCGGAGATCATGTCCGAAAAAATGGACCACCTGAACAAGATCGTCGATCATTTGCTCGGTTACGCGCGCTCGACCGAGCCGACCCTGGAGCTGGTGGACGTGAATGATTTACTCGACGACGTGCTGCTGCTCACGCGCCAAAAATTGAGCCAGCAGAAGATCGAGTTGGTCCGGAAATTTGGCGAGGGACTGCCGAAGGTGCGGGCCGATCGCGGCCAGATCGAGCAGGCGTGCCTGAATTTGATTCTCAACGCGGCCGATGCGATGATCCGCGGCGGAACGCTCACGGTCTCCTCGGCCATGCAACACGGGCCCGGAAGCACGATGGTGCTGTCATTCACCGACACGGGCATGGGCATGGCGCCCGAGAAGCAGAAACAGATCTTTGAGCCGTTTCTCACCACGAAAACGCAAGGGACCGGGCTTGGGCTGGCCATCGTCCAAAAAATTGTGGAGGCACACAGCGGGAAGATCGAAGTCAAGAGCGCGCCGAAGAAGGGAACGACCTTTCGGATCCTGCTGCCGGTGTGA